In a single window of the Tellurirhabdus bombi genome:
- a CDS encoding NADH-quinone oxidoreductase subunit A: MNTTYLPSDYLPVFIQLGLALAFIVVTMFVTHAIGPKRKSQKKDDPFECGIPSQGDARTPISIKYFLIAILFVLFDVEVIFMYPWAVNFLKLGVEGFIEMILFMSLLLAGFFYVIRKGVLKWE, translated from the coding sequence ATGAACACAACTTACTTACCATCGGATTACCTCCCTGTGTTTATTCAATTGGGGTTGGCTCTGGCCTTTATTGTGGTTACTATGTTTGTAACGCATGCTATTGGCCCGAAACGGAAAAGCCAGAAGAAAGACGATCCGTTCGAGTGCGGTATCCCCTCGCAGGGTGACGCCCGGACGCCGATCTCGATCAAATACTTCCTGATTGCGATTCTCTTTGTCCTTTTTGATGTAGAAGTCATTTTTATGTATCCCTGGGCCGTCAACTTCCTGAAGCTGGGCGTCGAAGGATTCATTGAGATGATTTTATTTATGAGTCTTCTGCTAGCCGGTTTCTTCTACGTAATTCGCAAAGGCGTATTAAAGTGGGAGTAA
- a CDS encoding T9SS type A sorting domain-containing protein, producing the protein MKLILSAWLIWVAVFFTSNLSVYAQVAITYPASRAIFQRDLSDRSPISITGTYSQPVTRVEARLVVMNAGQGINTDWTTIQNNPQGGIFQGTLTGRGGWYRLEVRGWNGTALVGENAVDRIGVGEVFIITGQSNAQGFQDKGAAGASDDRVNTITYDNSKSHSLNDPPAPTFRQLGADALVGPRGESAWCWGILGDLIAQQYNVPVLFINTAWAGTTIRAWVQSANGEPAQNIFAIGTPEEFYPKGMPYGNLVVALRYYSSLLGLRAVLWQQGETDNVPLRLGRQQYREYMQYLVNKTRADTKRYPAWVLARSSYNLGETSANVIGAQNDVINTFNNNVYAGPMTDGIQIPRPDGVHFGGDGLRQLAQAWFASMDARFFSSSIPLLPLPAAGMTVSCPTNQALTLNLAGSVKDQFDQTYNFQDITWSNGQKGPSITVSAPGKYFAIAKDEKNTTFLSPTVTISGALQPAAPVLSPTGQQQVCTDSVLTLSTNVATANSIAWNTGTNARTLRVGTAGQYTARAISVFGCSSVASAPVSLTVQPRLATPAVGQVGVYTLRDTLADGSLAYDWRLGNQFITGQNSAEIKVTQTGAYTTRSKKVFTLAGSDLTCYSAFSNALDYVIADDDKGLTIYPNPSPSGQVSLEVRENLTNATLNIYTLHGQLVYTTTIPTFNSRRALDLSVLMPGQYIVQVRAAGFNAANRLIIE; encoded by the coding sequence ATGAAATTAATTTTATCCGCTTGGTTAATCTGGGTGGCTGTGTTTTTCACGAGTAACCTGTCTGTTTATGCTCAGGTAGCGATTACCTATCCGGCCAGCCGGGCTATATTTCAACGAGACCTTTCTGACCGTAGTCCAATTTCCATCACAGGTACGTATAGCCAGCCGGTAACGCGGGTTGAAGCTCGCCTGGTGGTTATGAATGCCGGCCAGGGTATCAATACCGACTGGACAACCATTCAAAACAATCCGCAAGGGGGCATTTTTCAGGGTACGTTGACTGGCCGGGGCGGCTGGTATCGCCTGGAAGTGCGCGGCTGGAACGGAACAGCCCTGGTAGGCGAAAATGCAGTAGATCGGATTGGCGTTGGTGAAGTTTTTATTATTACGGGTCAGTCTAATGCGCAAGGTTTCCAAGACAAAGGAGCTGCCGGAGCTAGCGATGACCGGGTCAACACGATTACTTACGACAATAGCAAATCGCACTCTCTAAACGATCCTCCCGCTCCCACTTTCCGCCAGTTAGGTGCCGACGCACTTGTTGGTCCGCGCGGTGAAAGTGCCTGGTGCTGGGGTATACTAGGCGACTTGATTGCCCAACAATACAATGTTCCGGTGCTTTTCATTAATACGGCCTGGGCGGGAACTACAATCAGGGCCTGGGTACAGAGCGCAAATGGAGAACCTGCTCAAAACATTTTTGCCATTGGTACCCCTGAAGAGTTTTATCCGAAAGGAATGCCCTATGGTAACTTGGTCGTTGCCCTGCGGTATTATAGCTCCCTGCTTGGTCTTCGGGCTGTTTTATGGCAGCAAGGAGAAACGGATAACGTGCCCTTGCGCCTGGGTCGCCAGCAATACCGGGAATATATGCAGTATCTGGTAAACAAAACCAGAGCCGATACGAAACGGTATCCTGCCTGGGTGCTGGCTCGTTCCTCCTATAACCTCGGAGAAACCAGTGCGAACGTCATCGGGGCCCAAAATGACGTAATCAATACCTTCAATAATAACGTCTATGCAGGCCCTATGACTGATGGCATCCAAATTCCGCGCCCAGATGGCGTGCACTTTGGCGGCGATGGACTTCGGCAATTAGCCCAGGCTTGGTTTGCCAGTATGGATGCCCGCTTTTTTTCGAGTTCTATTCCACTGCTTCCGTTGCCTGCGGCTGGTATGACCGTTAGCTGTCCGACTAATCAGGCATTAACACTAAATTTGGCTGGATCTGTTAAAGATCAATTTGACCAGACATATAACTTTCAGGACATTACCTGGAGCAATGGACAGAAAGGTCCATCCATCACCGTATCAGCGCCGGGTAAGTATTTTGCCATCGCCAAGGATGAGAAGAACACTACCTTCCTCTCCCCTACCGTTACGATCAGTGGTGCCCTTCAGCCAGCAGCACCCGTACTGAGTCCAACAGGACAGCAGCAGGTCTGCACGGATTCTGTACTGACATTATCCACCAATGTGGCCACTGCGAACTCGATTGCCTGGAACACGGGGACCAATGCCCGGACCTTACGCGTTGGCACGGCGGGCCAATATACGGCCCGGGCCATCAGTGTATTTGGCTGTTCGTCGGTTGCCTCCGCTCCGGTAAGCTTAACGGTACAGCCGCGTTTAGCGACGCCTGCCGTTGGCCAGGTTGGTGTTTACACCTTACGAGATACCTTAGCAGATGGCTCACTTGCCTACGATTGGCGCCTGGGAAATCAATTTATCACCGGTCAAAATAGCGCAGAAATTAAAGTTACTCAGACAGGAGCCTATACAACCCGTTCCAAGAAAGTGTTCACGCTGGCGGGCAGCGATTTGACCTGCTATTCTGCTTTTTCCAACGCGCTGGATTATGTAATTGCCGACGATGACAAAGGCTTAACGATTTACCCAAACCCATCGCCATCAGGTCAGGTATCTCTGGAAGTGCGCGAAAATTTAACGAATGCTACCCTGAATATATACACGCTGCACGGCCAGTTGGTCTATACCACCACTATTCCAACCTTTAACTCTCGTCGAGCGCTGGATCTATCGGTTCTGATGCCTGGGCAGTATATCGTGCAGGTTCGGGCGGCGGGCTTCAATGCCGCAAATCGGTTGATTATTGAATAA
- a CDS encoding T9SS type A sorting domain-containing protein, which translates to MSRMVFQRNNANSATIQIGGNYTTAIRQVEVKATPIQGGTPTDWIVIQKDPQGGAFSGTITLNGGWYKLEIRGLQGDSYVNGVPLEPVGVGEVFVIAGQSNAQGFFNYGAPRANDDRVNCVNYYFDPNSPGEPPFPSFSHLEGEFYMSPHGESAWCYGRLGDLLAARLQVPILFFNAAWGATSSQNWRVTAEGGQAFNSYNGEPYGNGQPYTNLKTALRFYAHSLGMRAVLWHQGETDNFLNTNSGTYADNLRTIIQKSRDHSGKNISWVVARVSYDDFRGINPGVVAGQNQVISSVGNVFAGPNTDGIQIPRRTASRPTEDVHFQDGGLYDLAQAWANSLNDQFFQASQPQAPVIGPSLNVACAGANTLTLNVNGATGNTNWNNGAGGGALTTSSGRYFATVRDGFGNATFTAPYEVPARPTITASGSTNLCEGQNITLTSSYANSVWSGSGNGQAITVNTAGTYTATVRDVTGCDFISDPVNVRVNPLPATPTARALNATRFCDRESTVLESTDALIYNWSNGERGRQVTIRQSGNYKLTVTDANGCTSRESNSIEVRVDPLPTRPVVALSGPTTFCADQNITLTSSPEEGYLWRSGQTGRSITLNQSGEYAVQTRNTFGCLSDPSAPVRLTVNPLPPSPTLTANGPVVFCDGERVDLTANSPFPAIWSSGQNAQTITVTATGQYTARVQDGNGCLSTPSSAIAVDAKPVPSVPSIAQVGTYTLKANGQLAGNYYLWQRDNAGIPDQGQEIKATVTGAYQAQAFIAYENGPTCYSAFSAPLTFDVFLDNDGLSIYPNPSPDKQVVLETYNNIKDATVTLYTLQGQQVFTERVEVFDERKFLNLSILPAGHYILQVRAGDFKVAKRLIVGL; encoded by the coding sequence ATGAGTCGGATGGTATTTCAGCGGAATAATGCTAATTCGGCCACCATTCAGATTGGTGGAAATTACACAACAGCAATCAGACAGGTTGAAGTGAAGGCAACTCCTATCCAGGGAGGTACCCCAACGGACTGGATTGTTATCCAAAAAGACCCCCAGGGGGGCGCTTTTTCCGGGACAATCACCCTAAATGGGGGCTGGTATAAGCTGGAAATACGGGGCTTACAGGGCGACAGCTATGTCAATGGAGTTCCTTTGGAGCCAGTTGGCGTTGGAGAAGTCTTTGTTATTGCTGGCCAATCGAACGCCCAAGGCTTTTTTAATTATGGTGCACCGCGCGCCAACGATGACCGGGTAAACTGTGTCAATTATTACTTTGATCCGAACTCGCCCGGTGAGCCTCCTTTTCCTAGCTTTTCGCACTTAGAAGGAGAGTTTTATATGTCGCCTCATGGGGAATCAGCCTGGTGTTACGGTCGATTAGGGGATTTACTAGCTGCTCGTTTACAAGTCCCTATTCTTTTCTTCAATGCTGCTTGGGGTGCTACATCCAGCCAAAATTGGCGGGTAACGGCCGAAGGTGGGCAAGCCTTTAACTCCTACAATGGAGAGCCCTATGGTAATGGCCAGCCTTATACAAATTTAAAAACTGCTCTGCGTTTTTATGCTCATTCTTTGGGCATGCGAGCCGTACTTTGGCACCAGGGAGAAACAGATAACTTTCTGAATACCAATAGTGGGACTTATGCCGATAACCTGCGAACGATCATTCAAAAGTCACGCGACCATTCGGGCAAAAATATATCCTGGGTAGTTGCCAGAGTTTCTTACGATGACTTCCGAGGAATTAATCCAGGAGTTGTGGCTGGGCAAAATCAGGTAATCAGTTCAGTAGGGAATGTTTTTGCTGGCCCTAATACGGACGGTATTCAAATTCCTCGCCGAACAGCCTCCCGCCCAACCGAAGATGTTCACTTTCAGGATGGAGGCCTCTATGATCTGGCGCAAGCCTGGGCGAACTCCCTCAACGATCAATTTTTTCAGGCTTCTCAGCCCCAAGCACCCGTTATTGGCCCCTCACTCAACGTTGCTTGCGCAGGTGCTAATACGTTAACACTAAACGTTAATGGAGCTACGGGCAATACCAACTGGAATAATGGCGCAGGCGGTGGTGCACTGACGACCAGCTCTGGCCGCTATTTCGCAACCGTTCGCGATGGATTTGGGAATGCGACCTTCACGGCTCCTTACGAAGTACCAGCCCGTCCGACGATCACCGCCAGCGGTTCTACGAACCTATGCGAGGGCCAGAACATTACGCTAACATCCAGTTACGCAAATTCTGTTTGGAGCGGATCAGGAAATGGACAAGCCATCACAGTTAATACGGCGGGCACCTATACGGCTACCGTGCGGGATGTTACGGGATGTGATTTCATTTCTGATCCAGTCAATGTACGGGTAAATCCACTTCCCGCTACGCCTACTGCTCGGGCGTTAAATGCAACTCGCTTCTGTGATCGGGAATCGACCGTCCTGGAATCGACCGACGCTCTCATTTACAACTGGAGCAATGGTGAAAGAGGCCGCCAGGTGACTATTCGTCAAAGCGGCAATTATAAGCTAACCGTTACGGATGCCAACGGATGTACCTCGCGCGAATCAAACTCCATTGAAGTTCGGGTAGATCCTCTGCCTACGCGTCCGGTAGTTGCCTTGAGCGGCCCGACAACATTTTGTGCTGATCAGAACATTACCCTTACGTCAAGTCCTGAGGAAGGTTACCTCTGGCGCAGCGGTCAGACAGGTCGTAGTATAACGCTAAACCAGAGTGGCGAATATGCCGTACAAACCCGGAATACGTTTGGCTGTTTATCAGACCCGTCGGCACCTGTAAGGCTTACCGTAAATCCACTACCGCCTTCGCCAACGCTGACGGCCAATGGTCCTGTCGTTTTCTGTGATGGCGAGCGTGTCGATTTAACGGCGAACAGTCCTTTCCCGGCTATTTGGTCATCTGGTCAAAATGCACAAACCATTACGGTCACGGCTACAGGACAATATACTGCCCGTGTTCAGGATGGAAATGGATGCTTGTCGACTCCTTCCTCGGCCATTGCTGTCGATGCCAAGCCCGTACCAAGTGTGCCATCCATCGCGCAGGTAGGAACGTATACGCTAAAAGCCAATGGACAGCTAGCGGGTAATTATTATTTATGGCAACGCGATAATGCGGGGATACCGGATCAAGGCCAGGAAATCAAAGCGACTGTAACAGGTGCTTATCAGGCTCAGGCATTTATCGCTTATGAAAACGGGCCAACCTGCTATTCTGCTTTCTCGGCCCCGTTAACGTTTGATGTTTTTCTGGATAATGACGGTTTGAGTATCTACCCTAACCCTAGTCCAGACAAGCAGGTGGTTCTTGAAACCTACAACAACATCAAGGACGCGACCGTAACCTTATACACCCTGCAAGGCCAGCAAGTGTTCACCGAACGCGTAGAAGTATTCGACGAACGCAAGTTTCTGAACCTGTCTATACTTCCAGCCGGTCACTATATTTTGCAGGTTCGTGCGGGAGATTTTAAAGTTGCTAAGCGGCTGATCGTTGGTCTGTAA
- the obgE gene encoding GTPase ObgE, producing MASSNFIDYVKINCRSGAGGAGSKHFRREKHVPKGGPDGGDGGRGGHVILKGNAQLWTLLHLKYQKHIKAENGKGGEGGRRSGAEGEDVIIEVPLGTIAKHAETGEQLVEIAEDGQQVILLHGGRGGLGNDHFKSSTQQTPYHSQPGEPGDEAWVILELKLLADVGLVGFPNAGKSTLLSVMSSAKPEIADYPFTTLVPNLGVVAYRDYKSFVMADIPGIIEGASQGKGLGLRFLRHIERNSVLLFLVPSTSEDALAEYETLLNELREYNPELMDKQRLLAISKSDLIEETDYKLIQNRFPADLPIVFISAVRQQGLLELKDQIWQSINRPQPSID from the coding sequence ATGGCATCATCAAACTTTATTGATTACGTAAAAATTAACTGCCGTTCGGGTGCAGGGGGCGCAGGTTCGAAGCATTTCCGACGGGAGAAACACGTTCCCAAGGGTGGACCGGACGGTGGCGATGGGGGCCGGGGTGGGCATGTAATTCTGAAAGGAAATGCACAACTCTGGACCTTGCTCCATCTAAAATACCAAAAGCACATCAAAGCCGAAAATGGTAAAGGCGGCGAAGGTGGGCGACGCTCAGGGGCGGAAGGCGAAGATGTGATCATCGAGGTTCCCCTGGGGACCATTGCCAAACATGCCGAAACCGGCGAGCAATTGGTTGAGATTGCCGAAGATGGGCAACAGGTAATTTTGCTTCATGGTGGCCGGGGTGGTTTAGGGAACGACCATTTTAAATCGTCTACCCAGCAAACCCCTTACCATTCGCAGCCGGGTGAGCCGGGAGACGAAGCGTGGGTTATTCTGGAGTTGAAGCTTTTGGCCGATGTTGGTTTAGTTGGCTTTCCGAATGCAGGTAAATCAACCCTGCTATCAGTGATGTCTTCTGCCAAACCCGAGATTGCTGATTACCCATTTACAACGCTCGTTCCAAATCTAGGCGTAGTTGCTTACCGGGATTATAAGTCATTTGTTATGGCTGACATTCCGGGAATTATTGAGGGAGCTTCCCAAGGTAAAGGGCTCGGTTTACGCTTTTTACGGCACATCGAACGGAACTCGGTTCTGCTCTTTTTAGTCCCGTCTACAAGTGAAGATGCGCTGGCCGAATACGAGACATTGCTCAACGAACTACGCGAGTACAACCCAGAATTGATGGATAAGCAGCGTTTGCTGGCTATATCCAAGAGTGACCTAATTGAAGAAACGGACTATAAGCTCATTCAAAATCGTTTTCCAGCAGACTTGCCTATCGTATTTATTTCGGCAGTTCGGCAGCAGGGCCTTCTGGAATTAAAAGACCAAATCTGGCAGTCAATCAATCGGCCACAACCCTCGATTGATTAA
- a CDS encoding adenylate kinase, translating into MLNLVLFGPPGAGKGTQSEKLIAKYQLVHLSTGDLLRSQIQAKTELGLQAKTLMDQGILVPDEVVIGMIDYKLQENQSAAGFIFDGFPRTVKQAEALDHLLAQYNEQITVMLSLEVDEEELTKRLLLRGHSSGRPDDQNEDLIRRRVTEYNEKTTPVAGYYQNQNKYVGIDGIGDIEMIFNTISQEIEKRRTA; encoded by the coding sequence ATGCTAAATCTTGTACTATTCGGCCCACCGGGTGCTGGTAAGGGAACACAAAGTGAAAAATTGATTGCCAAGTATCAGTTAGTGCATTTATCCACGGGCGACTTATTACGTTCGCAGATTCAGGCAAAAACAGAGCTAGGGCTGCAAGCGAAGACCTTGATGGATCAGGGAATCCTGGTACCTGATGAAGTAGTTATCGGCATGATTGATTATAAGTTACAGGAAAATCAATCGGCAGCTGGCTTCATTTTTGACGGGTTTCCACGGACTGTAAAACAAGCCGAAGCTTTGGATCACCTGCTGGCTCAGTACAATGAACAGATTACCGTAATGCTTAGTCTGGAAGTAGACGAAGAAGAGCTGACCAAGCGTTTATTGTTACGGGGGCATTCATCCGGGCGACCAGATGATCAAAATGAAGATTTAATTCGTCGTCGGGTAACGGAATACAACGAGAAGACGACACCTGTGGCTGGTTATTATCAGAACCAGAATAAATACGTTGGCATTGATGGTATTGGAGATATTGAAATGATTTTCAATACGATAAGCCAGGAAATTGAAAAAAGAAGAACGGCCTAA
- a CDS encoding tetratricopeptide repeat protein: protein MESGRYTKAIKTFTGLANSAPSADNYFYLGYAQLKAGETDAAKQSFEKGASLADKKNVLNNVGLGAVALAKKDRATAKTQIDQALDATKSKNIDVLLRAGEAYTLFETNDPAEAIRILEIADKLDKKNQNAEIEMVLGDAYMLKNDGGNAVSKYENALQITPNSAEANYKIGKTFLRGKNYKLAQENYEKAIAADPEFAPTYEDLAEAFLGSRAYKNAAKNMDLYVQKSETTDSDKLLRSAQFDFLAGDNARAIQKLDALKGKINNPVINRIYGWAYNNMGKSDEAIQSLNTFMQQAPDKIIFDDYKFLGRAYAQKGTPEGDSLALINLEKAAPLDSTENLYREIGKTYYGAKKFDKAVAAYKRAIAVDTNKATTNDYFQLGMSNYLLASRVGKDSTMLMNGDTAAIRQAKDMYYAAADSALTKVSQITPDWSPAYYFRASTSYFSDTKGAMSTGAPVPFYEKYLEVADKEIAADPAKKEANKRYMMTAYKFLSSYYANKNEAVKSREYLTKAAELDPADKDVQNALNPPAPATKPGAKKPAAKATK from the coding sequence TTGGAATCAGGTCGCTACACGAAGGCTATCAAAACATTTACAGGCCTAGCTAACAGTGCTCCTTCAGCCGACAACTATTTTTACCTGGGCTATGCTCAATTGAAAGCGGGTGAAACGGATGCAGCAAAGCAGTCCTTTGAAAAAGGGGCATCACTGGCTGATAAGAAAAATGTTTTGAACAATGTGGGCCTGGGTGCTGTAGCGTTGGCAAAGAAAGATCGTGCAACGGCAAAAACGCAGATCGATCAGGCGCTGGATGCAACAAAAAGTAAAAACATCGACGTTTTACTACGCGCTGGCGAAGCCTATACCCTATTCGAAACCAATGATCCAGCTGAGGCAATTCGCATCCTGGAGATCGCCGACAAACTGGATAAGAAAAACCAAAATGCCGAAATTGAAATGGTACTTGGTGACGCTTATATGTTGAAAAATGATGGTGGTAACGCTGTAAGCAAGTATGAAAATGCGTTGCAGATCACACCAAATAGCGCCGAAGCCAATTACAAAATTGGTAAGACGTTCCTACGCGGTAAGAACTACAAACTAGCTCAGGAAAACTACGAGAAAGCCATTGCAGCTGATCCGGAATTCGCTCCTACGTACGAAGATTTGGCGGAAGCATTCTTAGGCTCACGGGCGTACAAAAATGCGGCTAAGAACATGGATCTTTACGTTCAGAAAAGCGAAACAACTGATTCTGACAAACTGCTTCGTTCAGCTCAGTTTGACTTCCTGGCAGGTGATAATGCACGGGCCATCCAAAAACTAGATGCGCTGAAAGGCAAAATCAATAACCCAGTTATCAACCGGATTTATGGTTGGGCTTATAATAACATGGGCAAATCTGATGAAGCGATCCAAAGCCTGAATACGTTTATGCAACAGGCACCGGATAAAATCATTTTTGATGACTATAAATTCCTGGGTCGTGCCTATGCACAGAAAGGTACACCAGAAGGTGACTCGCTTGCTCTGATAAACCTGGAAAAAGCGGCTCCTCTGGATTCGACTGAAAACCTGTATCGTGAGATTGGTAAGACTTACTATGGTGCTAAAAAATTCGATAAAGCAGTGGCTGCTTATAAAAGAGCAATTGCTGTTGATACGAACAAAGCAACTACAAACGACTATTTCCAGTTGGGTATGTCAAACTACCTGTTAGCAAGCCGCGTTGGTAAAGATAGCACAATGCTGATGAACGGGGATACGGCGGCTATTCGCCAAGCTAAAGATATGTACTATGCTGCTGCGGACTCTGCACTGACGAAAGTAAGTCAAATTACTCCAGACTGGTCTCCTGCATACTACTTCCGGGCATCAACGAGCTATTTTAGCGATACAAAAGGGGCTATGAGTACAGGTGCGCCAGTACCTTTTTATGAAAAATACCTGGAAGTTGCTGATAAAGAAATAGCGGCTGATCCAGCGAAAAAAGAGGCGAACAAGCGCTACATGATGACTGCTTATAAGTTTTTGTCTTCGTATTACGCTAACAAAAACGAAGCGGTGAAATCAAGAGAGTATCTGACTAAAGCAGCTGAGCTTGATCCAGCGGATAAAGATGTACAAAATGCATTGAATCCTCCGGCACCAGCAACGAAACCAGGCGCCAAAAAACCGGCGGCTAAGGCGACGAAATAA
- a CDS encoding PstS family phosphate ABC transporter substrate-binding protein yields MKKQLKQFAWLAVIALAACSPQPKDNPAHGEITIASDESLQPLVESLRLAYEGINTDTKFNTLYRPEQEAINAFLQDSARLVFSTRQLTDKEKTILVQEKIKVRTQFIAIDGIALIVGKQNTDSLITTPELQDIFQGKITNWSQLKGGNQSSPIVLIFDNNNSSNLNYVLKKFDVKDISRLKIFTVKSNKEVIEYVRKNPAALGFIGVNWISDGDEPLTADLSRELRVLGISEKANPTKQEDYLQPFQKNLGLETYPLRRKIYIISREAHSGLGGGLMTYIARDVGGLLIEKSGLWPAIPYNREVYFQKD; encoded by the coding sequence ATGAAAAAACAGTTGAAACAATTCGCTTGGTTAGCAGTTATTGCGTTGGCCGCCTGTTCGCCACAGCCAAAAGACAATCCGGCCCACGGTGAGATCACGATTGCCTCGGATGAATCGCTTCAGCCACTGGTAGAATCGCTTCGTCTGGCGTATGAGGGTATTAACACCGATACGAAGTTTAATACCCTATATCGCCCTGAACAGGAAGCCATCAATGCCTTCCTGCAAGACAGTGCCCGGCTTGTTTTTTCGACGCGGCAACTAACGGATAAGGAAAAAACGATCTTGGTTCAGGAAAAAATCAAGGTCCGAACACAGTTCATTGCTATCGATGGAATTGCCCTTATTGTTGGCAAACAGAATACGGACAGTTTGATTACCACGCCTGAGTTACAGGATATTTTTCAGGGAAAGATCACAAACTGGTCGCAGCTGAAGGGTGGTAACCAGAGCAGCCCGATTGTTCTGATCTTTGACAACAATAATTCTAGCAATTTGAATTATGTGCTTAAGAAGTTTGATGTCAAAGACATTAGCCGTCTGAAAATATTCACGGTGAAGTCAAACAAAGAAGTGATTGAGTACGTTCGTAAAAATCCGGCAGCTCTAGGTTTCATTGGCGTTAACTGGATTAGTGATGGGGATGAGCCTCTGACAGCTGATCTCTCACGCGAGTTAAGGGTATTGGGAATTTCGGAGAAGGCAAATCCAACAAAACAAGAGGATTACCTTCAGCCATTCCAAAAAAACTTAGGTTTGGAAACTTACCCGTTGCGTCGAAAAATATACATTATCAGTCGCGAAGCTCACTCCGGTTTAGGAGGAGGTTTGATGACTTATATTGCCAGAGACGTGGGTGGTTTGCTGATCGAAAAAAGTGGTTTATGGCCCGCAATACCATATAATAGAGAAGTGTATTTCCAGAAAGATTAA
- a CDS encoding energy transducer TonB: protein MAEVTTNSASTLDDIVFAERNKAYGAYSLRKGYSKTVYRALIIGSALFLIAMAAPTIINVLTPEEEVPVEVEVDLMKIPPPPIDPNEPPPPPPPPVEVPKVNTVKFLPPEVKPDEEVPEETPPPTVEELKEAVSADKTQEGDPNAEEAIAAPEETAGPTRVEAAVEVAPKKEEEVFTVVEQQPEFPGGTAAMYAWLGKNMRYPAAASRANISGRVFVSFVVNADGSIQDVQVMKGLGFGTDEEAKRVVQQMPKWRPGKQSGRPVRVKFNLPINFQLE, encoded by the coding sequence ATGGCAGAAGTAACGACAAACTCCGCATCAACACTCGATGATATCGTGTTTGCGGAACGTAACAAGGCGTATGGTGCGTATTCATTACGGAAAGGCTATTCTAAAACGGTTTATCGCGCGCTAATCATTGGCTCGGCTTTATTCCTGATTGCAATGGCTGCCCCAACCATCATCAACGTCCTGACGCCTGAAGAGGAAGTCCCTGTGGAAGTTGAGGTTGACCTGATGAAGATTCCGCCACCGCCAATCGACCCGAACGAACCACCACCACCGCCACCGCCGCCGGTTGAGGTTCCAAAGGTTAACACGGTAAAATTCCTTCCGCCGGAAGTAAAGCCGGATGAAGAAGTACCGGAAGAAACGCCGCCACCAACCGTTGAAGAGTTGAAAGAAGCCGTTTCAGCTGATAAAACTCAGGAAGGTGACCCCAATGCTGAAGAAGCGATTGCAGCACCAGAAGAAACAGCTGGTCCTACGCGCGTCGAGGCAGCCGTGGAAGTTGCTCCTAAAAAAGAGGAAGAAGTCTTCACGGTCGTTGAACAGCAGCCAGAATTCCCAGGAGGAACAGCCGCTATGTATGCATGGTTAGGTAAAAACATGCGTTACCCAGCTGCCGCTTCTCGGGCGAACATCTCTGGTCGGGTATTCGTAAGCTTCGTAGTAAATGCCGATGGTTCTATTCAGGACGTACAAGTAATGAAAGGCCTTGGCTTCGGTACGGACGAAGAAGCGAAACGCGTAGTACAACAAATGCCGAAATGGCGCCCAGGCAAACAGTCAGGTCGTCCGGTTCGGGTGAAGTTTAACCTACCGATCAACTTCCAGTTGGAGTAA
- a CDS encoding ExbD/TolR family protein, with the protein MASIDTGGGGGNHKGGKVRGKKMSTRVDMTPMVDLGFLLITFFILATTLNKPSSMTLNVPDKTEKVENEPIKASKVMTVFLGKNNEVHYIAGKAANEDPELKTVRFGQELRSAILDNKNRIGEQFVVVIKPTKESTYRNMVDILDEMAITKSKRYALVDVLTPDEEKLIADKLK; encoded by the coding sequence ATGGCAAGTATAGACACCGGTGGTGGTGGTGGCAATCATAAAGGTGGTAAAGTCCGTGGTAAAAAGATGTCTACCCGGGTCGATATGACTCCCATGGTAGACTTGGGCTTTCTCTTGATCACCTTTTTCATTCTTGCCACTACCTTAAATAAACCGTCTTCGATGACACTGAACGTGCCAGACAAGACCGAAAAAGTAGAAAACGAGCCGATCAAAGCATCTAAAGTAATGACGGTGTTTCTCGGTAAGAACAACGAAGTTCACTACATCGCTGGTAAAGCCGCGAACGAAGATCCTGAGCTGAAAACAGTTCGCTTCGGCCAGGAGCTTCGGAGCGCCATTCTGGATAACAAAAACAGAATTGGTGAACAATTTGTCGTCGTAATCAAGCCAACAAAAGAATCAACCTACCGCAACATGGTAGATATTCTAGATGAGATGGCCATTACTAAATCAAAGCGCTATGCTTTGGTGGATGTTTTGACTCCAGACGAGGAAAAATTGATTGCTGACAAACTAAAGTGA